A single Brassica rapa cultivar Chiifu-401-42 chromosome A04, CAAS_Brap_v3.01, whole genome shotgun sequence DNA region contains:
- the LOC103862991 gene encoding MATH domain and coiled-coil domain-containing protein At3g58210 gives MWNGDGTVDINGFRVYYTEVEYVRRIFERHPETASNLRPMNQLVKNAYLNNLLDLIDIACLAPQELTEEELRDAENTLMDLVGVGFELDWLKKKLEERCVKKKKMETRGDRMRELDRMIVEQRRVLLALEVELKNEENEAVSHSARLGFEDVV, from the exons ATGTGGAACGGTGATGGAACAGTTGATATCAATGGCTTTCGAGTTTACTACACAGAG GTTGAGTATGTGAGGAGAATCTTTGAAAGACACCCAGAAACAGCATCAAATCTTCGTCCAATGAACCAGTTGGTGAAGAACGCGTACTTGAACAACCTCCTTGACCTCATCGACATAGCTTGCTTAGCTCCTCAGGAGCTCACAGAGGAGGAGCTAAGAGATGCTGAGAACACGCTTATGGATCTGGTAGGGGTAGGTTTCGAGTTGGATTGGTTGAAGAAGAAGCTTGAGGAGCGTtgcgtgaagaagaagaaaatggaaaCGCGTGGTGATCGCATGAGAGAACTCGATAGAATGATTGTGGAACAGAGACGAGTGTTGCTTGCGCTTGAAGTCGAACTGAAGAATGAAGAGAACGAGGCTGTTTCCCACAGTGCTCGACTTGGTTTCGAGGATGTTGTTTGA